The DNA region gccctttgtgctgttgtctgtgcccaatcatGTTTGTACCATAttatgctgctaccatgttgtgctgctgccatgttgtgttgctaccatgtatTTGTCATGTCGTGTTGCTGCGTtagtcttaggtctctctttatgtagtgtctCTCGTCGtgatgtgttttgtcctatatttttttaatcccagcccccgtaggaggccttttggtaggccgtcattgtaaataagaatttgttcttaactgacttgcctagttaaataaaacaaaataaataaacatttcaaCTACAGGTTAGTTCTCAGAGGAGCCCCCCCCCCCAGAAAAAATAatgtatataaataaaaaatatcaaaACATACCTGTCCTCCGGCGAAGATGACAGGGGATCCTGAAGGTTTTGGTCGGTATGGGATGGTGACCCCCTTAGGGGGAGactggaggaaagagagacgggagagaaggagggacgggagagaaggagagacaggaaaATGGGTTTAATTCAGACGTTTTCAAAACACTTTTGTATAAGTGAGTAAAAGATGGGAACCAAAGAGGTTGCAGGGGTAATTTGATCAATTAAGAAAATGATTCATATTTAAACGGAATAAAAATAGATCAACGATCTGAGGATATTACTTACACTTACCTCAAGCATAACCACGCAGATTTGCTTGACACACTCGATTATGGACTGGGGGGTCCCTGCAATGGTGATGGCCCGTTCTGTAGAGTTAGGAAGCATGTCCCCTGCCACCTGTACCTGAGCACctgttgactagagagagaggaaggggagagggagagagaggagagattgactggtCTGGACTTACATTTTACAgtaacattttagtaatttagcagacgctcatatccagacaaacttacaattagtgctgggaactaaggtaggtaaaacgaCCACCGATCACAATCACTGCAAGTCAAACCTTCCAAATAGCCACTTTCTGCTAAATCTGTGCTAGTAAGAAAAGACAAGTGCAAatgttctgttctctctgctaccgcacggcaagcggtaccggagtgccaagtctaggtccaaaagacttctcaacagcttctacccccaagccataagactcctgaacagctaatcatggctacccggactatttgcactgcccccccaccccatcctttttacgctgctgctactctgttaagtatgtatgcatagtcactttaactctacccacatgtacatattacctcaactacctcaactagccggtgcccccgcacattgactatgcaacggtacccccctgtatatatagcctccctactgtcactttattttactgtatatatagcctccctactgtcactttattttacttctgctctttttttctcaacacttttttgttgttgttttattcttacttttttgtttaaaataaatgcactgttggttaagggctgtaagtaagcatttcactgtaatgtctgcacctgttgtattcggcgcatgtgaccaataaaatttgatttgatttgatttgaaatgtgagTACATTTGTTCTCCCACTCACCTCTCTGATTTCTTTGATCTTGCAGCCTCCCTTGCCGATGAGGGACCcacactggctggctggcacCACGATGCGCAGGGTGACCGGGGGCTTGCTGGTGGCCGTGCTGTTCGTCATGGAGCTGCTGATGTcctgggagagaagagaggagagtgattgATCAACTAACTTACTCCAGAACTTCCACTTGACAACATCATTGATGGATATGCGAGAGGTGTTCAGCCACTCTTGGAGGACAACTGgaaacaaatgtattgttaataaATAACCTTTTTTCAAATCAACTTCTAATAGTCCTCTAGGATTAGCTGAACACAGCACACATCCAGTCGGTTCCTCTATTCATGCACCTTGGCTGTACTGAGAGATAGAGTGAATCAGTTTCGTAAAAGCAGCCAAATCACATTCCATACAGATGCCAAAGTGACAAATAAACAGTTGGGCCTGGACAAGACAGGGTAACTAAGTTACCTCTTCCAGCTTTTCGATGATCATGGAGAATGCTTTGAAGATGGCGGTCGTGGGGCCTGCCAAAGTGATGATCCTCTCAGGACAGTTGCCCTCTGAGATGTTGATGCGAGCGCCGCTCTGGACACAGGGGGAGGGGAAATTCACCATTAGTTATATAAGACGTGCAACTAACAGAACACAAAAAGCTTTACTGTCTTTCAGAAACAGAAGGCATCTGTTCCCACCTCTTCTCTCATCTTCTTCACAGATTCACCTTTCTTGCCAATGATGCTTCCAACTTCCTAAAAGAGAAAAGGAAAAAATATGCATTTAGAAATGTAATGCCTTAGTCACCTGCTGTGGGAGCTCACTCACCTTGCATCAGCAATCTAATGGTTAGCATGACATTacctagcctttagctcagtgggctaacagtCTCACCTGCTGTGGGAGCTTACTCACCTTGCCGTGCATGAGCAATCTAATGGTCAGGGTGACATTGAGTCCTCCTTCAATCACACCGGAGTCCATAACTACCACTGGATgggagagtagctgctgcagAAGGGTCAAAACTGGAGTCTGGTCACAAAGATGGGATCTGGAGGTCAGACAAGAGAACAGTAAGAAAAGTAGAAAAAGTTAGAATAGTGCATAGGAAGAAGAGTAAAGAGGCTGAGGGAAGAGCAGGAGAACAATTGAATATAGAATGTGAACAGAATATGACCGCTGGTTTTGGTTTTTAATTCAGCCTATGACTTTGTGCAATAATACTAAATGGCTAGCGAACTACTGAACTCATGAAACTTGATAGGAA from Coregonus clupeaformis isolate EN_2021a chromosome 12, ASM2061545v1, whole genome shotgun sequence includes:
- the LOC121578311 gene encoding poly(rC)-binding protein 2 isoform X7; translation: MDSGVIEGGLNVTLTIRLLMHGKEVGSIIGKKGESVKKMREESGARINISEGNCPERIITLAGPTTAIFKAFSMIIEKLEEDISSSMTNSTATSKPPVTLRIVVPASQCGSLIGKGGCKIKEIRESTGAQVQVAGDMLPNSTERAITIAGTPQSIIECVKQICVVMLEVSSPPKGVTIPYRPKPSGSPVIFAGGQAYAVQGQHAIPQPDLTKLHQLAMQQSPFPMAPSNQGFQGGMDASAQTSSHEMTIPNDLIGCIIGRQGAKINEIRQMSGAQIKIANSVEGSADRQVTITGSPASISLAEYLINARLSSEATGLAAN
- the LOC121578311 gene encoding poly(rC)-binding protein 2 isoform X8 — translated: MDSGVIEGGLNVTLTIRLLMHGKEVGSIIGKKGESVKKMREESGARINISEGNCPERIITLAGPTTAIFKAFSMIIEKLEEDISSSMTNSTATSKPPVTLRIVVPASQCGSLIGKGGCKIKEIRESTGAQVQVAGDMLPNSTERAITIAGTPQSIIECVKQICVVMLESPPKGVTIPYRPKPSGSPVIFAGGQAYAVQGQHAIPQPDSSSISPQLTKLHQLAMQQSPFPMAPSNQGFQGGMDASAQTSSHEMTIPNDLIGCIIGRQGAKINEIRQMSGAQIKIANSVEGSADRQVTITGSPASISLAEYLINARLSSEATGLAAN
- the LOC121578311 gene encoding poly(rC)-binding protein 2 isoform X6, with the translated sequence MDSGVIEGGLNVTLTIRLLMHGKEVGSIIGKKGESVKKMREESGARINISEGNCPERIITLAGPTTAIFKAFSMIIEKLEEDISSSMTNSTATSKPPVTLRIVVPASQCGSLIGKGGCKIKEIRESTGAQVQVAGDMLPNSTERAITIAGTPQSIIECVKQICVVMLESPPKGVTIPYRPKPSGSPVIFAGGQAYAVQGQHAIPQPDLTKLHQLAMQQSPFPMAPSNQGFQGGMDASAQTSSHEMTIPNDLIGCIIGRQGAKINEIRQMSGAQIKIANSVEGSADRQVTITGSPASISLAEYLINARLSSEATGLAAN
- the LOC121578311 gene encoding poly(rC)-binding protein 2 isoform X5, with the protein product MDSGVIEGGLNVTLTIRLLMHGKEVGSIIGKKGESVKKMREESGARINISEGNCPERIITLAGPTTAIFKAFSMIIEKLEEDISSSMTNSTATSKPPVTLRIVVPASQCGSLIGKGGCKIKEIRESTGAQVQVAGDMLPNSTERAITIAGTPQSIIECVKQICVVMLEVSSPPKGVTIPYRPKPSGSPVIFAGGQAYAVQGQHAIPQPDSSSISPQLTKLHQLAMQQSPFPMAPSNQGFQGGMDASAQTSSHEMTIPNDLIGCIIGRQGAKINEIRQMSGAQIKIANSVEGSADRQVTITGSPASISLAEYLINARLSSEATGLAAN